In Nostoc sp. UHCC 0926, a single genomic region encodes these proteins:
- a CDS encoding glutamate-5-semialdehyde dehydrogenase: MTILNIASPLITIAGQTRQAASKLAILSTDAKNQALVAIAQALESARDEILQANVADCEAATSEGIAKPLYKRLQLDEHKLRDAIAGVRDVGKLADPVGKVQIHRELDTGLTLKRITCPLGVLGIIFEARPEAAIQIVSLAIKSGNGVILKCGKEAVRSCEAIVKAIKQGLSHTAVNPDAVQVLTTREETLELLKLDKYVDLIIPRGSNSFVRFVQENTRIPVLGHADGICHLYIDKAADISKAVPITVDAKAQYPAVCNAIETLLVHSSIATEFLPKVAEALQERHVELRGDKRTLKILPNIVTATEIDWETEYSDFILSIKIVDSLEDAIAHINEYASRHTDAIITEDSASVETFFGLVNSANIFHNCSTRFADGFRYGFGAEVGISTQQMPPRGPVGLEGLVTYKYQMTGDGHIVATYTGANAKAFTHQDLV, translated from the coding sequence ATGACTATTCTTAACATTGCTTCTCCCCTAATTACGATCGCAGGGCAAACCCGCCAAGCTGCAAGTAAGCTAGCGATTCTCTCCACTGATGCCAAAAATCAAGCGCTTGTTGCGATCGCTCAAGCTTTAGAATCAGCTAGAGATGAAATTTTACAAGCAAATGTTGCTGATTGTGAAGCTGCTACTTCTGAAGGAATTGCCAAACCACTTTATAAACGCTTGCAGTTGGATGAACATAAGTTAAGAGATGCGATCGCTGGGGTACGAGATGTTGGTAAGCTAGCTGATCCAGTCGGGAAAGTGCAGATTCACCGCGAATTAGACACTGGTTTGACTCTCAAGCGGATTACTTGTCCTTTAGGTGTTTTGGGGATTATTTTTGAAGCCCGTCCAGAGGCGGCGATTCAAATTGTTTCTTTGGCTATTAAATCGGGTAATGGTGTAATTCTCAAATGTGGAAAGGAAGCGGTGCGTTCTTGTGAAGCAATAGTTAAGGCAATTAAGCAAGGATTATCTCATACTGCTGTTAATCCTGATGCGGTGCAGGTGCTAACAACTAGAGAAGAAACTTTAGAACTTTTGAAGTTAGATAAATATGTAGATTTAATTATTCCTAGAGGTTCTAATTCATTTGTCCGGTTTGTACAGGAAAATACGCGGATTCCGGTACTAGGTCACGCCGATGGGATTTGTCATCTTTATATAGATAAAGCCGCTGATATTTCTAAAGCAGTTCCGATTACCGTCGATGCCAAAGCCCAATATCCTGCTGTTTGTAATGCCATTGAAACTTTGCTAGTTCACTCCTCTATTGCTACAGAATTTTTACCAAAAGTTGCTGAGGCTTTGCAAGAACGCCATGTGGAATTAAGAGGTGATAAACGTACCTTAAAGATTTTACCTAACATTGTAACTGCAACAGAAATAGACTGGGAAACAGAATACAGCGATTTTATTTTGTCGATTAAGATTGTAGACTCTTTAGAAGATGCGATCGCTCATATTAACGAATATGCTTCTCGCCATACTGATGCGATTATTACTGAAGATTCAGCATCTGTTGAAACTTTCTTTGGACTGGTAAATTCAGCCAATATATTCCACAATTGTTCCACCCGCTTTGCTGATGGCTTTCGCTATGGTTTTGGTGCAGAAGTAGGGATTAGTACGCAACAAATGCCTCCCCGTGGCCCTGTTGGTTTAGAAGGATTAGTCACATACAAATATCAAATGACTGGTGACGGTCATATTGTAGCTACTTACACCGGGGCAAATGCTAAAGCTTTCACTCATCAGGATTTAGTTTAA
- a CDS encoding isochorismate synthase, protein MTVLPCRNNLFVQHKDLYQFLVAVQEKCVNNNCRQIVSISQEIDLVDPLLVLDKLTQANEINFYFEDKGKGEAIAAIDAVTKLQIDGADRFTKAENFIKSCLKNIINFGNVNQPFSGPHFFCYFSFFDKNSQVDYPFPSATIFLPRWQVAVKNQRCILVTNIIINENVNIQRLLETVQNKIEFLQSLEYYSANTDSFAAKFSNKSVTNAAQFKRSVVSALEKIRSSHLSKIVLADILDVKSSNHFDLVKSLNNLRQIHPNCYIFSTSNGKGQNFIGASPERLISINNQQLITDALAGSAPRGKTPAEDAANANRLLNSAKEKHEHSLVLDFITQRLCQLGLLPQILAPRLRQLSNIQHLWTPISAMVPANIHPLKIVAQLHPTPAVAGAARDVACAEIRRYENFERGLYAAPLGWIDSQGNCEFIVGIRSALVYGDRARLYAGAGIVAGSNPDKEFAEVQLKLQALLKALV, encoded by the coding sequence ATGACAGTTTTACCATGTCGTAACAACTTATTTGTACAACACAAAGATTTATATCAATTTCTGGTAGCAGTGCAAGAAAAGTGCGTCAACAATAATTGCAGGCAAATTGTCAGTATCTCCCAGGAGATTGATTTAGTTGATCCTTTACTTGTATTGGACAAACTTACACAAGCAAATGAAATAAATTTTTACTTTGAGGACAAAGGTAAAGGAGAAGCGATCGCGGCAATTGATGCTGTGACAAAATTACAAATTGATGGAGCAGACCGTTTTACTAAAGCCGAAAATTTTATCAAATCTTGTCTAAAAAATATAATTAATTTTGGTAACGTTAATCAACCTTTTTCTGGCCCTCACTTTTTTTGTTATTTCAGCTTTTTTGATAAAAATTCTCAAGTAGATTATCCATTTCCATCTGCTACCATTTTTCTCCCACGTTGGCAAGTAGCTGTGAAAAATCAGCGTTGTATATTAGTAACAAATATAATTATCAATGAAAATGTAAATATTCAAAGGTTGTTGGAGACTGTGCAAAATAAAATTGAATTTCTCCAATCTTTAGAATATTACTCTGCTAATACTGATTCTTTTGCGGCAAAATTCTCTAATAAATCTGTCACGAATGCTGCTCAGTTTAAACGTTCAGTAGTATCTGCTTTGGAAAAAATTAGGTCTAGTCATTTAAGTAAGATTGTGCTGGCAGATATATTAGACGTCAAGTCAAGCAATCACTTTGACTTAGTTAAATCCTTAAATAATCTTAGGCAAATACATCCTAACTGTTATATTTTTTCTACAAGTAATGGTAAAGGACAAAACTTTATTGGTGCAAGTCCAGAACGATTAATTAGTATTAATAATCAACAGTTAATCACCGATGCATTGGCTGGTTCTGCACCACGAGGTAAAACCCCTGCTGAAGATGCAGCTAATGCCAATCGCTTACTCAATAGTGCAAAAGAAAAGCACGAACACTCGCTGGTACTTGATTTCATTACACAACGCCTATGCCAGCTAGGTTTATTACCCCAAATATTAGCACCCCGCCTGCGACAATTATCGAATATCCAGCATTTATGGACACCAATCAGTGCTATGGTTCCTGCTAACATCCATCCATTAAAGATTGTCGCCCAATTGCATCCTACACCAGCCGTTGCGGGTGCAGCAAGAGATGTAGCCTGTGCTGAAATTCGTCGTTACGAAAACTTTGAAAGAGGTTTGTATGCTGCGCCTCTAGGTTGGATAGATTCTCAGGGGAACTGCGAGTTTATCGTGGGAATTCGTTCAGCATTGGTCTATGGCGATCGCGCGAGATTGTATGCTGGTGCTGGTATTGTCGCAGGATCTAATCCTGATAAGGAGTTTGCAGAGGTGCAACTTAAGCTTCAGGCATTACTAAAAGCGTTAGTTTAA
- the menA gene encoding 2-carboxy-1,4-naphthoquinone phytyltransferase, with protein sequence MTTKQILYPNTKLWMAAIKPPMYSVAIMPIWVGTAVAFAETKMFNGTVFSTFVTAAILILAWENISNDVFDSETGIDQNKHHSLVNLTGNKLLIFWIGNFCLGLGLLGILAIAFWQQDLTVIAIILLCCGLGYMYQGPPFRLGYQGLGEILCFFAFGPLAVEAAYYSQTQTWSITSLAASVIVGIATTLILFCSHFHQVKDDIAAGKRSPIVRLGTAKGAQLLVWFTASIYPLTLLFVLLGISPAWTLLSWVSLPFAVKLCRHVQENHNQPDKVSNCKFIAVAVHFWACLLLGLGFML encoded by the coding sequence ATGACTACCAAGCAGATTTTATATCCCAACACTAAGTTATGGATGGCAGCGATTAAACCGCCAATGTACAGCGTTGCCATTATGCCCATTTGGGTAGGAACAGCAGTAGCATTTGCCGAAACTAAAATGTTCAATGGTACAGTATTTTCTACTTTTGTAACTGCGGCAATTTTAATTCTTGCCTGGGAAAATATCAGTAATGATGTCTTTGATTCGGAAACAGGTATTGATCAAAATAAACACCATTCTCTAGTGAACTTAACTGGCAATAAGCTATTAATATTTTGGATAGGAAATTTTTGTTTAGGTTTGGGGTTACTGGGTATACTAGCGATCGCCTTTTGGCAACAAGACCTAACTGTCATCGCCATAATTCTGCTGTGCTGCGGTTTGGGCTATATGTACCAAGGGCCTCCCTTTCGTTTAGGATATCAGGGTTTAGGCGAAATTCTTTGCTTTTTTGCCTTTGGCCCCTTAGCAGTGGAAGCAGCATATTACAGCCAAACTCAAACTTGGTCAATAACGAGTTTAGCAGCCTCAGTGATTGTGGGGATTGCCACAACCTTAATTTTGTTTTGCTCACACTTTCACCAAGTTAAGGATGACATAGCCGCAGGTAAGCGATCGCCTATCGTCCGTCTGGGAACAGCAAAAGGGGCCCAACTCCTAGTTTGGTTCACTGCTAGCATTTATCCCCTCACCTTGCTGTTTGTGCTATTAGGAATTTCTCCAGCTTGGACATTGCTAAGTTGGGTGAGTTTACCCTTTGCTGTCAAATTATGCCGCCACGTCCAAGAAAATCACAACCAACCGGACAAAGTTAGTAACTGTAAATTCATCGCCGTAGCCGTGCATTTCTGGGCTTGCTTGCTGTTGGGCTTGGGATTTATGCTTTAG
- a CDS encoding o-succinylbenzoate synthase: MRYQFKFRPYQRRFVRSLTTNHGNWDIREGIILRLTDETLRVGWGEIAPISWFGSETLEQALDFCRQLPEEITEEIIFSIPDELPACQFGFESACEWGSGKWGVGSKGDEKNNFITPNSLLLPYSGLLPAGEVALNQWQTLWQQGYRTFKWKIGVDAIAHELEIFESLIHTLPASTKLRLDANGGLTYEEANLWLWTCDNLKANGELPLEIEFIEQPLPVEQFQGMLELSMSYETAIALDESVATLRQLAACYQQGWRGIFVIKPGIVGSPYHLRKFCQQHKIDVVFSSVFETAIARLAALQLAAELSRNNRAIGFGIDHFFEQEETWLQSLCNDL, from the coding sequence ATGCGTTATCAATTTAAATTTCGTCCATATCAGCGAAGATTTGTGCGATCGCTTACCACCAATCATGGTAATTGGGATATTCGTGAGGGCATTATCCTCCGTCTCACTGATGAAACTCTTAGAGTCGGCTGGGGAGAAATTGCCCCAATTAGTTGGTTTGGTTCGGAAACCCTAGAACAAGCCTTAGATTTTTGTCGCCAACTCCCAGAAGAAATCACAGAGGAGATAATTTTCTCCATCCCAGATGAGTTACCAGCTTGTCAATTTGGCTTTGAGTCAGCCTGCGAGTGGGGGAGTGGAAAGTGGGGAGTCGGAAGTAAGGGGGATGAAAAAAATAATTTCATAACTCCTAACTCCTTACTCCTCCCCTACAGCGGCTTATTACCAGCTGGGGAAGTGGCTTTAAATCAATGGCAAACCCTATGGCAGCAGGGATATCGCACGTTTAAATGGAAAATTGGTGTGGATGCGATCGCTCATGAACTAGAAATTTTTGAGTCACTGATCCACACCTTACCTGCTTCTACGAAACTGCGATTAGACGCCAACGGTGGACTCACCTATGAAGAAGCTAACTTATGGCTGTGGACTTGCGACAATCTCAAGGCAAATGGAGAACTACCCCTAGAAATTGAATTTATTGAACAACCGTTGCCCGTCGAGCAATTTCAAGGGATGTTGGAATTGAGTATGAGTTATGAAACTGCGATCGCCTTAGATGAATCTGTCGCCACACTTAGGCAACTCGCCGCCTGTTATCAACAAGGTTGGCGAGGAATTTTTGTCATTAAGCCTGGGATAGTCGGATCACCATATCATCTGAGAAAGTTTTGCCAACAGCATAAAATTGATGTTGTATTTTCATCAGTGTTTGAAACTGCGATCGCAAGACTTGCAGCACTCCAGCTAGCAGCAGAATTATCCCGAAACAACAGGGCAATTGGTTTTGGCATCGACCATTTTTTTGAACAAGAGGAAACGTGGCTTCAAAGTTTATGCAACGACCTTTAG
- a CDS encoding 2-succinylbenzoate--CoA ligase — protein MQRPLDCLNNLAQDDWLIGYNSSEFNQIAQELYFELTQLSAWRTPPKIILAEREPLRFLASFIAACAANSPVFLCNPDWGTQEWQQVFDLVQPDIILGMAHGSWGSHCVGRVSRLEASGVMENRNNTQCPIPNHIMIPTGGSSGQIKFAIHTWETLIASVQGFTEYFQLKQVNSFCVLPLYHVSGLMQFIRSFTTEGKLAILPFKAVESGQILNIKKLEFFISLVPTQLQRLLENPELTEWLSQFNTVLLGGAPAWNELLEKARFHRIRLSPTYGMTETASQIATLKPDDFLGGKISSGQILPHVQVTICNQQGKILNSNQIGNINIRTQSLSFGYYPETRENHEIFQVDDLGFLDDQGHLNIVGRNSDKIITGGENIYPAEIESAIQATQMVADICVIGIPDKHWGQALTAIYIPKKSDTSALKIQTLLKDKLSKFKIPKYWIPQQNLPRNSQGKINRQQLQQIAREFLQNPIT, from the coding sequence ATGCAACGACCTTTAGACTGTCTTAATAATCTTGCTCAAGATGATTGGCTTATCGGTTATAACAGCAGTGAATTTAATCAAATAGCTCAAGAATTATATTTTGAACTAACACAGTTATCAGCGTGGAGAACACCACCAAAAATTATCTTAGCTGAACGTGAACCATTACGATTTTTAGCCAGTTTTATTGCCGCTTGTGCAGCTAATTCTCCAGTTTTTCTTTGTAACCCCGACTGGGGAACACAAGAATGGCAACAAGTGTTTGACTTAGTACAGCCAGACATTATTTTGGGAATGGCGCATGGGTCATGGGGGAGCCACTGCGTTGGACGGGTTTCCCGGCTTGAAGCAAGTGGCGTCATGGAGAATAGGAATAATACCCAATGCCCAATTCCCAATCACATCATGATTCCCACAGGTGGTTCATCGGGGCAGATTAAGTTTGCCATTCACACTTGGGAAACTCTCATAGCATCTGTACAAGGATTTACAGAATACTTTCAACTAAAACAAGTCAATTCTTTTTGTGTGTTACCGCTATATCACGTTAGCGGTTTAATGCAATTTATACGCTCTTTCACCACCGAAGGTAAACTGGCTATTTTGCCATTCAAAGCAGTAGAATCTGGTCAAATATTGAATATTAAAAAATTAGAGTTTTTTATATCTTTAGTACCAACACAGTTACAACGTCTCCTAGAAAATCCAGAATTAACAGAATGGCTATCCCAATTTAATACTGTACTTTTGGGAGGTGCGCCAGCATGGAACGAACTATTAGAAAAAGCCAGATTTCATCGTATCCGATTATCACCTACCTATGGGATGACAGAAACCGCCTCTCAAATTGCTACCCTCAAACCAGATGATTTTCTTGGTGGTAAAATCAGCAGTGGTCAGATTCTTCCCCATGTTCAGGTAACTATTTGCAATCAGCAAGGCAAAATTTTAAATTCAAATCAAATAGGAAATATCAATATTCGTACTCAATCTTTATCTTTTGGTTACTATCCTGAAACTAGAGAAAATCATGAAATTTTCCAAGTAGATGATTTAGGTTTTTTAGACGACCAAGGTCATTTAAATATTGTCGGACGTAACAGCGACAAAATTATTACAGGTGGGGAAAATATTTACCCAGCAGAGATTGAATCAGCTATACAAGCAACTCAAATGGTTGCCGATATTTGTGTCATCGGCATCCCAGATAAACACTGGGGACAAGCCTTAACAGCGATTTACATTCCCAAAAAATCAGATACCTCTGCCTTAAAAATCCAAACTCTACTCAAAGACAAACTCAGCAAATTTAAAATTCCTAAATATTGGATTCCCCAGCAAAACTTACCCCGTAACTCCCAAGGTAAAATTAACCGCCAACAGTTACAGCAAATAGCCAGAGAATTCCTCCAAAATCCCATCACATAA
- a CDS encoding acyl-CoA thioesterase has translation MPFTYNRTVRFQDTDAAGVVYFANVLGICHEAYEESLEASSINLKDFFTNPSVAFPIVHTSVDFLRPMFVGDKLLISLIPQKIGVDKFEITYEITVAEVVVAKAITRHVCIDASSRSKQELPEEIIQWLETNRRDAEGAERRKSREIM, from the coding sequence ATGCCTTTTACTTATAACCGCACGGTTCGCTTTCAAGATACTGATGCTGCTGGGGTAGTTTATTTTGCTAATGTTTTGGGTATTTGCCATGAAGCTTATGAAGAATCTTTAGAAGCATCAAGTATTAATCTCAAAGATTTTTTCACTAATCCGTCTGTGGCTTTCCCCATTGTTCATACTAGTGTCGATTTTTTGCGCCCTATGTTTGTAGGGGACAAGTTGCTGATTAGTTTAATTCCCCAAAAAATAGGTGTTGATAAGTTTGAAATTACTTACGAAATTACAGTGGCTGAGGTGGTAGTTGCGAAGGCTATTACTAGGCATGTTTGTATTGATGCAAGTAGTAGAAGTAAGCAGGAATTACCTGAAGAGATTATCCAGTGGTTGGAAACGAACCGCAGAGACGCTGAAGGCGCAGAGAGAAGAAAGTCGAGAGAGATTATGTGA
- a CDS encoding type II toxin-antitoxin system VapC family toxin: protein MTIPLRCVVDASVSVKQFIPDPLTAKVNQLFAHLTYPQTEIFVPDLFYIECANVLWKYARAGRYNVSLIQGNLASLKAFPLRVVSTADLMADAVTIALNYGISAYDGFYVALSQQVGATLLTLDGKLVRAIAASSYNVRLFNDFDVPLLESM from the coding sequence ATGACAATTCCTCTTAGGTGCGTCGTGGATGCCAGTGTGTCCGTTAAGCAATTTATTCCCGATCCGCTAACAGCCAAGGTTAATCAACTCTTTGCTCACCTTACCTATCCCCAGACAGAAATCTTTGTACCTGACCTGTTTTACATTGAGTGTGCAAACGTTTTATGGAAGTATGCTCGTGCAGGTCGTTACAATGTTTCTTTGATTCAAGGGAATTTAGCTAGTCTCAAAGCTTTCCCCTTGCGTGTTGTCTCTACGGCTGATTTGATGGCGGATGCAGTTACGATCGCCTTAAATTATGGAATCTCCGCCTACGATGGCTTTTATGTTGCACTTTCACAGCAGGTAGGTGCTACTCTGCTGACTCTCGACGGTAAGCTGGTGAGGGCAATAGCCGCTTCGTCTTACAATGTTCGCTTGTTTAATGACTTTGATGTTCCGTTGTTGGAGTCAATGTAG
- a CDS encoding FitA-like ribbon-helix-helix domain-containing protein codes for MATLYVRNLPDDLYVKLQELAASEHRSINAQVITLLEQALKTETQQTEDERRKNVPKLLEEIRLRREQLPTDIEWPDSTAMIREDRDR; via the coding sequence ATGGCTACCCTTTATGTAAGAAATTTACCCGATGATTTGTATGTAAAACTGCAAGAGTTAGCGGCATCTGAACACCGTTCCATTAACGCCCAAGTTATAACTCTGTTAGAACAAGCTTTAAAAACTGAAACACAGCAAACAGAAGACGAAAGACGAAAAAATGTCCCAAAACTTTTAGAGGAAATTCGTCTTCGCCGTGAACAGCTACCAACTGATATCGAATGGCCTGATAGCACTGCCATGATTAGAGAAGATCGGGACAGATGA
- a CDS encoding four helix bundle protein yields the protein MNSHVSFRIALDKTYVKLCQFLDDKPGVARTLAQQLLRSGTSIGANVEEAQAAQSKADFISKLMIALKESRETQYWLRLLIASEIVPQEKISQLQTEAEELTKILGAIIISTKGST from the coding sequence ATTAATTCTCACGTATCATTTAGGATTGCTCTAGATAAAACCTATGTCAAATTGTGCCAGTTTTTGGATGACAAACCAGGAGTAGCGCGAACCCTTGCTCAACAGTTATTAAGGTCAGGAACATCGATAGGAGCTAATGTAGAAGAAGCACAAGCTGCTCAAAGCAAAGCAGATTTTATCAGCAAGCTCATGATTGCACTAAAAGAATCCCGTGAAACTCAGTATTGGTTAAGATTGCTTATTGCTTCCGAAATAGTACCTCAAGAAAAAATTAGTCAACTCCAAACCGAAGCCGAAGAACTAACAAAAATTCTTGGTGCCATCATCATCTCCACCAAAGGCTCCACCTAA
- a CDS encoding TIGR04168 family protein yields MTSQKTQLITLKIAVVGDVHDQWEVEDGIALKHLGVDLVLFVGDFGNESVEVVRAIASLDIPKAAVMGNHDAWYTATEWGRKKAPYDRSKEDWVQEQLDLLGASHVGYGKLDFPAWNLTVVGGRPFTWGGPEWKFAEICKERYGVTSLEESADRIVKAVKSAAYETIIFLGHNGPSGLGDRPEDPCGKDWHPIGGDFGDPDFGEAISQAMTAGKTIPLVTFGHMHRDLRHTKKVQRKPIFRSPEGTIYLNAATVPRIVENGSEKLRNFSIVSLEAGMVSQVSLIWVGNDFQVASEEIFYERSRSVS; encoded by the coding sequence ATGACCAGTCAGAAAACTCAATTGATAACCCTCAAAATTGCTGTAGTTGGAGATGTTCACGACCAATGGGAAGTGGAAGATGGTATTGCACTCAAGCATCTGGGTGTTGACTTAGTGCTGTTTGTCGGGGATTTTGGCAATGAATCGGTAGAAGTGGTCAGAGCGATCGCATCCCTCGATATTCCCAAAGCAGCCGTGATGGGCAACCACGATGCCTGGTACACCGCCACCGAATGGGGACGTAAGAAGGCTCCTTATGACCGCTCTAAGGAAGACTGGGTACAAGAACAGCTAGATTTATTAGGCGCGTCCCATGTCGGTTACGGTAAGCTAGATTTTCCCGCTTGGAATTTAACTGTAGTGGGGGGTCGTCCCTTTACCTGGGGTGGTCCAGAGTGGAAATTCGCGGAAATCTGTAAAGAACGTTACGGTGTGACGAGTTTGGAAGAATCTGCCGATCGCATCGTTAAAGCGGTGAAAAGCGCTGCTTACGAGACGATTATATTTTTGGGTCACAATGGGCCTAGTGGGTTAGGCGATCGCCCCGAAGACCCCTGTGGCAAAGACTGGCATCCAATTGGCGGCGATTTTGGTGATCCAGATTTTGGCGAGGCGATTTCTCAAGCCATGACTGCTGGTAAAACCATTCCCCTGGTGACATTTGGTCATATGCACCGAGATTTACGCCATACCAAGAAGGTGCAGCGCAAGCCCATCTTTAGAAGTCCAGAGGGGACAATTTATTTGAATGCAGCCACAGTGCCGAGGATTGTGGAAAATGGCAGCGAGAAGTTGCGTAATTTTTCCATTGTCTCCCTAGAGGCGGGTATGGTTTCGCAAGTTTCCTTAATTTGGGTGGGCAATGACTTCCAGGTGGCTTCAGAGGAAATTTTCTACGAGCGATCGCGTAGTGTGTCGTAG
- the nadA gene encoding quinolinate synthase NadA, giving the protein MFTTALAQREKTQPGELPLDLFAAIESLKKELNAVILAHYYQEPDIQDIADFIGDSLQLAKAAEKTNADVIVFAGVHFMAETAKILNPDKLVLLPDLNAGCSLADSCPPDAFAAFKAAHPNHLVVSYINCSADIKAMSDIICTSSNAVKIVQQIPKEQPIIFAPDRNLGRYVMEQTGRDLVLWQGSCVVHETFSEKKIVQLKIAHPEAEAIAHPECESSVLRHASFIGSTAALLKYCQNSPTKEFIVATEPGIIHQMQKLAPDKHFIPAPPMNNCACNECPFMRLNTLEKLYWAMKNRTPEITMSEDIRLAALRPMQRMLEMSM; this is encoded by the coding sequence GTGTTTACTACTGCACTAGCTCAACGAGAAAAAACCCAACCGGGTGAACTACCACTAGATTTGTTTGCCGCCATTGAGAGTCTCAAAAAAGAACTCAATGCAGTTATTCTGGCGCATTATTATCAAGAGCCAGATATTCAGGATATTGCAGACTTTATTGGGGATTCATTACAACTGGCGAAAGCAGCAGAAAAAACCAATGCGGATGTGATCGTCTTTGCTGGTGTTCATTTCATGGCAGAAACAGCAAAGATACTTAATCCCGATAAATTAGTACTTTTACCAGATTTGAATGCTGGTTGTTCTTTAGCCGACAGTTGTCCACCAGACGCGTTTGCAGCTTTTAAAGCAGCGCATCCAAATCATCTGGTGGTGTCTTACATCAACTGCTCTGCTGATATTAAGGCGATGAGCGATATTATTTGTACTAGTTCCAATGCTGTGAAAATTGTGCAGCAGATACCGAAGGAACAGCCGATTATTTTTGCCCCAGATCGGAATTTGGGGCGGTATGTCATGGAGCAGACTGGACGAGATTTAGTCCTATGGCAAGGTAGCTGTGTTGTCCATGAAACCTTTTCGGAAAAGAAAATTGTCCAGTTAAAAATTGCCCACCCAGAAGCAGAGGCGATCGCCCACCCAGAATGTGAAAGTAGTGTATTGCGCCACGCCAGCTTTATTGGCTCCACAGCAGCTTTACTCAAGTATTGTCAAAACAGCCCCACCAAGGAATTTATCGTTGCTACGGAGCCTGGAATCATTCACCAAATGCAAAAACTAGCTCCTGACAAGCATTTTATTCCTGCACCGCCAATGAATAACTGCGCTTGCAACGAATGTCCATTTATGCGGTTAAATACCCTAGAAAAGCTCTACTGGGCAATGAAAAATCGCACTCCCGAAATTACCATGTCAGAGGATATCCGCCTTGCTGCACTCCGACCAATGCAACGAATGCTGGAGATGAGCATGTAA
- a CDS encoding HAD family hydrolase: MSLKAVLFDFNGVIINDEPIHLQLIDEILMEENLQPQRVDERQASLGRSDRACFQQLLANRGRVDNENYLTQLLYRKAQAYVVELEKIEKLPLYPGVEDLIFQVRSLNLKLGLVSGAFRKEIELVLHRAKLAEHFKIIVAGDDITTSKPEPDGYLLAVKRLNKEYPELNLQPHECLAIEDTPAGIAAAKRSQMQVVGVANTYPFHMLQRCCNWTVDYLSELELERVQKIYSQKEPQPSATEC; this comes from the coding sequence ATGAGTTTAAAGGCAGTTCTCTTTGATTTTAATGGTGTGATCATTAACGATGAGCCAATCCACCTGCAACTGATAGATGAGATTCTCATGGAAGAAAATCTCCAACCCCAGCGCGTCGATGAGCGTCAAGCTTCTTTAGGACGCAGTGATCGCGCTTGTTTTCAGCAATTACTCGCTAATCGTGGTAGAGTAGATAACGAAAACTATTTAACTCAGTTGCTGTACCGCAAAGCCCAAGCCTATGTGGTGGAACTAGAGAAAATAGAGAAACTGCCTTTATATCCAGGTGTAGAAGATTTGATATTTCAGGTGCGATCGCTGAATCTGAAACTAGGATTAGTCAGTGGCGCTTTTCGCAAAGAAATAGAATTGGTACTTCATCGAGCTAAACTAGCCGAACATTTTAAAATTATCGTCGCGGGTGATGACATCACCACCAGTAAACCAGAACCCGATGGTTATTTACTGGCTGTAAAACGCCTAAATAAAGAATATCCTGAATTGAACCTTCAACCACACGAGTGTCTGGCGATTGAAGATACCCCAGCAGGGATTGCAGCAGCAAAGCGATCGCAAATGCAAGTTGTTGGTGTAGCCAATACTTACCCATTTCACATGCTCCAACGCTGCTGTAACTGGACTGTTGATTATCTCAGTGAGTTGGAACTCGAACGGGTGCAGAAGATTTATTCCCAAAAAGAGCCTCAGCCATCGGCAACTGAATGTTAG